The Phoenix dactylifera cultivar Barhee BC4 unplaced genomic scaffold, palm_55x_up_171113_PBpolish2nd_filt_p 000864F, whole genome shotgun sequence genome includes a region encoding these proteins:
- the LOC120107441 gene encoding NAC domain-containing protein 96-like: MANRDFEWFFFTSTPRKHPGASETSRASRRAGLGRWKATKGVKNVVDSKNNTIGSKKSFCYMEQNSDGGENKSIWLMEEFSMQNLRRRGSAGEMRDTNELDDWVISKIYLTPKARKAHADLKQFASATLEPAFKRRRIELEYMMVPPGFIFQPTDEELLDFFLKEKLLHQPLPCDIIKEADVYGNHPSNLTGQMAMENRNSEWFFFTWTTRKHPNAEASTRASRVAGQGRWKSTQSVKLVLNSKGQVIGSKQNFIYMERTPLGKEEKSIWLMEEYSIQNLRRRCGDAAMTMDRNKLDDWVVCKIYLRPSARKELCGTELPTMESRELEVQEIWYQPFVLPIQQITEGFDQEVEFCSYKSHDSSLQYPSPDELQENFESLPAEKILQQFADAPDTNSDILQLPTLDELEKIFEPPLADEILQ; the protein is encoded by the exons ATGGCAAACAGGGACTTCGAGTGGTTCTTCTTCACTTCTACCCCTCGGAAGCATCCAGGCGCAAGCGAAACCAGCCGTGCATCTCGGCGCGCAGGCCTGGGACGATGGAAGGCCACGAAAGGTGTCAAGAACGTGGTGGATTCCAAGAATAACACCATTGGGTCGAAGAAGAGTTTCTGTTACATGGAACAGAACTCGGACGGTGGCGAGAACAAAAGTATCTGGTTGATGGAGGAGTTCTCTATGCAGAACCTTAGAAGGAGAGGTAGTGCTGGTGAGATGAGGGACACAAATGAG TTGGATGACTGGGTCATCAGCAAGATTTACTTGACTCCAAAAGCTCGCAAGGCTCACGCTGATTTGAAACAATTTGCTAGTGCTACATTGGAACCCGCTTTCAAAAGAAGAAGGATAGAG CTAGAATACATGATGGTGCCACCTGGATTTATTTTCCAGCCAACGGATGAGGAGCTCTTGGATTTCTTCCTCAAGGAGAAGCTCCTCCATCAGCCACTTCCATGCGACATAATCAAAGAAGCCGATGTCTATGGAAACCACCCTAGCAACCTTACTG GTCAAATGGCCATGGAAAATAGAAACTCGGAGTGGTTCTTCTTCACCTGGACCACTCGAAAGCATCCAAATGCAGAAGCCAGCACAAGGGCATCTCGGGTTGCAGGCCAAGGTCGTTGGAAATCTACCCAATCGGTGAAGCTAGTGCTCAACAGCAAGGGCCAGGTCATTGGCTCCAAGCAAAACTTCATCTATATGGAACGCACCCCCTTGGGCAAGGAGGAAAAGAGCATCTGGTTGATGGAAGAGTACTCCATCCAGAACCTTAGAAGAAGATGTGGTGATGCAGCTATGACGATGGACCGAAACAAG CTGGATGACTGGGTTGTTTGCAAGATTTATCTGAGGCCGAGTGCTCGCAAAGAATTGTGTGGTACAGAACTTCCTACAATGGAAAGCAGAGAGCTGGAGGTGCAAGAAATATGGTATCAACCTTTTGTATTACCAATTCAGCAGATCACTGAAGGATTTGACCAAGAGGTGGAGTTTTGTTCTTATAAGTCGCACGATAGCTCACTACAGTATCCATCTCCTGATGAACTACAAGAGAATTTTGAATCACTGCCAGCTGAAAAGATCCTCCAACAATTCGCTGATGCACCTGATACAAACTCTGATATTCTGCAATTGCCGACTCTTGATGAGCTAGAAAAGATTTTTGAACCACCACTAGCTGATGAGATTCTCCAATAA